A stretch of the Clostridiales bacterium genome encodes the following:
- a CDS encoding family 43 glycosylhydrolase, which translates to MDLRLAARTKGGPEAYEPLSRHSLRWEMTRPEPASPAEVKIRVTADSDFAGVIRIAMRAESPDPSARFYLPGFMFGTNRGSAPLVTDSKTPRLRMDGGFPASPWWMVRSDRLSHPCALMFLDGRVRGISASPYYIRRDGNRAAWQPGSCGDFDQYAGFGCSLADGEVWYTLGYENAPWLFVDSHHILPRRQPDENCFILRRGESVDVTLYCFDCPAGDEREIHSILKQVYTLWHESPRRAGSVYETVRDIASAISRDAWIPDAHCYSGFVFDRGTHFENRLLPSVSWTNGLSAAVPMLMSARRLGDGTMRAQALDCIGHIVRSCVNSRNGLPFTAEQDGRWSNRGWWYDKQPVPGHAAYLVGQSVYLVLKAYELEKACGTDHPDWLAFARDVIARTEQSRSSTGEYPYIFSEETGAGLEYDSFSGAWCLAAAAMYCRLTGERAYLPGLLESEKWYHGTYVRHEECYGGPLDIDKNIDSEGILAYIRAVRNLHEIRCADQPDGRAGQEELLNHLRDALYYEYLFKFCYNSPVRVPPLSTVGWSSCGGSITSVTNPHIHPMSSSVMDEMRYYLRFREDAYVRSRLEDTVLWSCQCHNTRDREFGYGKTGWMSERFCHCEGLLTETWPDGSPASTWFALMPWACGSILEGLAGETWQDDRAVIHVYTRPVSAESYPEGLARSIHLAFEAEDTEMVPFNKNYGILFAEGRISDRNTIVPVGVRNPGIFRLEDGTIGICGERVYENGDADETAAGKLLLWKTRDLVHFEPAGLVDTDALPSGRTSGSLAVSRALAETALRFWSPVVHTGTGVPEEIRAESMQDLARVPALIRYSDGSVRKKEIAWDPDTVCFDRPGTCTAQGTVSQQSFRFPLAEGYGDPVIFCWEGRWYYISTNDNLDDIGLYVREAKTVEGLFAEGITEHLILPFSPERGFEQTFWAPEFHVIGGELYILFAVSGHEWGPQCHMMKKKKAGRITDPDGWENPVRVVRKDGSPLADAAITLDMTYIGARSGSYVVWSYREHIGTPLDSGSMLYIASIDEREPWRLTSDPVLLTRPLLGWENVAGTINNEGPYAFLRDGKVFLTYSGGSANRYTYALGLLTTDSGSDLLDLRSWNKSITPVLTFYSVDGEYGPGHNSFFTGSDGELMIAYHAETSLTEMLRCDGIRRVHFRPDGTPYFGLSASEDLVRASVSSRIIVG; encoded by the coding sequence ATGGACCTCCGACTGGCTGCCCGCACAAAAGGCGGGCCGGAAGCTTACGAACCGCTCAGCCGGCATTCCCTCCGCTGGGAGATGACCCGGCCGGAACCTGCCAGCCCCGCGGAAGTGAAAATCCGTGTCACGGCCGATTCTGACTTTGCCGGTGTGATCCGGATCGCCATGCGTGCGGAAAGCCCGGATCCTTCCGCCCGTTTTTACCTGCCCGGGTTCATGTTCGGCACCAACCGGGGCAGCGCGCCCCTGGTAACCGACAGCAAAACGCCGCGCCTGCGGATGGACGGCGGCTTCCCGGCCTCTCCCTGGTGGATGGTCCGCAGCGACCGGCTTTCCCATCCCTGCGCGCTGATGTTCCTGGACGGAAGGGTCCGGGGCATTTCCGCATCGCCGTACTATATCCGCCGGGACGGGAACCGCGCCGCATGGCAGCCCGGATCCTGCGGGGACTTTGACCAGTACGCGGGATTCGGCTGTTCTCTTGCGGACGGCGAAGTATGGTACACCCTGGGCTATGAAAACGCGCCATGGCTGTTTGTGGATTCCCACCATATCCTGCCGCGCAGGCAGCCGGATGAAAACTGCTTCATTCTCCGCCGGGGTGAATCCGTTGACGTTACCCTGTACTGTTTCGACTGCCCGGCCGGGGACGAACGGGAAATCCACAGCATCCTGAAGCAGGTTTACACGCTCTGGCATGAATCGCCGCGCAGGGCCGGCTCCGTCTATGAAACCGTCCGGGACATCGCCTCCGCCATCTCCCGGGATGCCTGGATTCCGGATGCCCACTGCTATTCCGGTTTTGTGTTTGACCGGGGCACTCATTTCGAAAACCGCCTTCTCCCCTCTGTCTCGTGGACAAACGGCCTCTCAGCCGCGGTGCCGATGCTGATGTCCGCCCGCCGCCTCGGGGACGGAACGATGCGCGCCCAGGCGCTGGACTGTATCGGCCATATTGTGCGCAGCTGCGTGAACAGCCGGAACGGCCTGCCCTTCACGGCGGAACAGGACGGCCGGTGGAGCAACCGCGGCTGGTGGTATGACAAGCAGCCGGTTCCCGGGCATGCGGCTTACCTGGTCGGCCAAAGCGTTTACCTGGTATTGAAGGCATACGAGCTGGAAAAAGCATGCGGCACGGATCATCCCGACTGGCTCGCGTTCGCCCGGGATGTGATCGCCCGCACGGAGCAAAGCCGCAGCAGCACGGGCGAGTACCCCTACATCTTTTCGGAGGAAACCGGCGCCGGCCTGGAATACGACTCCTTCTCCGGCGCATGGTGCCTGGCCGCGGCTGCGATGTACTGCCGCCTCACCGGGGAGCGGGCTTACCTCCCCGGATTGCTGGAAAGCGAAAAATGGTACCATGGTACCTATGTCCGGCATGAAGAATGCTACGGCGGCCCGCTGGACATTGACAAAAATATCGATTCCGAAGGGATCCTGGCCTATATCCGCGCGGTCCGCAACCTGCACGAAATCCGGTGTGCGGATCAACCCGACGGCCGCGCCGGGCAGGAGGAACTGCTGAACCACCTGCGGGACGCGCTGTACTATGAATACCTTTTCAAGTTCTGTTACAATTCGCCGGTCCGGGTGCCGCCGCTCAGCACCGTCGGCTGGTCCAGCTGCGGCGGCAGCATCACTTCCGTCACCAATCCGCATATCCACCCGATGTCCTCCTCCGTGATGGACGAAATGCGGTATTACCTGCGTTTCAGGGAGGACGCGTATGTCCGCAGCCGCCTGGAAGACACCGTCCTGTGGAGCTGCCAGTGCCACAACACCCGGGACAGGGAATTCGGCTACGGGAAAACCGGATGGATGTCCGAACGCTTCTGCCACTGCGAAGGCTTGCTCACCGAAACCTGGCCGGACGGTTCCCCGGCTTCCACCTGGTTCGCGCTGATGCCCTGGGCATGCGGTTCCATCCTGGAGGGCCTGGCCGGGGAAACGTGGCAGGATGACCGGGCCGTCATCCATGTATACACCCGGCCCGTCAGTGCCGAAAGCTATCCGGAAGGCCTGGCCCGCAGCATCCACCTGGCTTTTGAGGCGGAAGACACCGAGATGGTCCCCTTCAACAAAAACTACGGTATTCTCTTTGCGGAAGGACGGATTTCCGACCGCAATACGATCGTCCCCGTGGGCGTCCGCAACCCCGGGATCTTCCGCCTGGAGGACGGCACGATCGGTATCTGCGGCGAACGGGTTTATGAAAACGGCGATGCGGACGAAACCGCCGCCGGAAAACTGCTCCTGTGGAAAACCCGGGACCTGGTCCATTTTGAACCGGCCGGCCTGGTGGACACGGATGCGCTTCCTTCCGGCCGTACCTCCGGCTCCCTGGCCGTCAGCCGCGCCCTGGCGGAAACCGCGCTGCGCTTCTGGAGTCCGGTTGTCCATACCGGAACGGGCGTCCCGGAGGAGATCCGCGCGGAAAGCATGCAGGACCTGGCCCGCGTCCCCGCCCTCATCCGGTACAGCGATGGCTCCGTCCGGAAAAAGGAGATCGCCTGGGATCCGGATACCGTCTGCTTTGACCGGCCGGGCACCTGCACCGCGCAGGGAACTGTTTCCCAGCAGTCCTTCCGCTTTCCGCTGGCCGAAGGGTACGGGGATCCCGTAATCTTCTGCTGGGAAGGCCGATGGTACTACATCTCCACCAATGACAACCTGGATGATATCGGCCTTTATGTCCGGGAAGCCAAAACCGTCGAAGGGCTCTTTGCGGAGGGAATCACGGAACACCTGATCCTTCCGTTCAGTCCGGAGCGCGGTTTTGAGCAGACCTTCTGGGCGCCGGAGTTCCATGTGATCGGCGGTGAACTGTATATCCTGTTCGCGGTCAGCGGCCATGAATGGGGTCCGCAGTGCCATATGATGAAAAAGAAAAAAGCCGGGCGGATCACCGATCCGGACGGCTGGGAAAACCCGGTCCGCGTGGTGCGGAAAGACGGAAGCCCGCTGGCGGATGCCGCGATCACCCTGGACATGACTTATATCGGCGCCCGAAGCGGTTCCTATGTTGTCTGGTCCTACCGTGAGCACATCGGAACGCCGCTGGATTCCGGATCCATGCTGTATATCGCCTCTATCGATGAGCGGGAGCCCTGGCGGCTTACCAGCGATCCGGTGCTGCTGACCCGCCCGCTGCTCGGCTGGGAAAACGTCGCCGGAACCATCAACAACGAAGGGCCGTATGCCTTCCTGCGGGACGGAAAGGTTTTCCTGACCTACTCCGGCGGTTCCGCAAACCGCTACACCTATGCGCTGGGCCTGCTCACCACGGATTCCGGCAGCGACCTGCTGGACCTCCGCTCCTGGAATAAGAGCATCACTCCCGTCCTGACGTTCTATTCTGTGGACGGCGAATACGGTCCCGGCCACAACTCCTTTTTTACCGGCAGCGACGGTGAACTGATGATCGCCTACCACGCGGAGACCAGCCTGACCGAAATGCTTCGGTGCGACGGAATCCGGCGGGTGCACTTCCGGCCGGACGGAACGCCCTATTTCGGCCTTTCCGCGTCCGAAGACCTGGTCCGGGCATCCGTTTCTTCCAGGATCATTGTCGGATAA
- a CDS encoding glycoside hydrolase family 2 has product MQKWVHENPEILHIGTLEARNEFTPFAAGQDPFRPKEESSLRMSMNGQWDFAPFESPEDAPEEWWLAEPVRKMPVPGNWEMNGYGKPVYVNIRYPIPYDPPYVPQKNPTGVYRRSFSVHLQPGVRWLLNFEGVDSCFYVCINGRFLGYSQGTHNTSEFDATPLLEEGINELAVMVLKWCDGTYLEDQDKWRMSGIIRDVFFLLRREKQIRRYEITQQVQGGQCRLRVKWQGEAPVTLELSDPDGRLVEKAENKQKEHVFHISAPRLWNAEDPKLYSLVLRTPEEVIGERIGIRTLEIRRGVFCVNGQPVKLRGVNRHESHPVTGAYVTREDMLQDLYLMKRFNINAIRTSHYPPNAEFLRLCDELGFYVIDEADIESHGSVEASLTTDHDFDYSGIALLANRKDYEEAILDRIRCMVERDINRSCVVFWSMGNESGYSLAFEHALRWVGQRDPSRLRHYQSIHMLKGAPVPNESADVLDMVSTMYASPEQMEKFLHNGSETRPYFLCEYAHAMGNGPGGAEAYWQKIYANPRLMGGCVWEWCDHGIRIGTEADGTPVYRYGGDFGEQNHDGNFCIDGLVFPDRTPHRGLHEIGQVYRPVRVEKKGKHYIFRNMLSFTAAEEVLSCRYVMEQEGITCGEGTVALRLPPLGVQEVMLPENTAGSGRTVCFFFEAAHSTPWRKQGETVCFEQVRLSPPRARIEKPALSGGALPEIHEDPAGIRVHADRFEYRISRETGLPESILLDGNELLLSPARWNVWRAPTDNDSPFRHKWERFHLYDLIPRVYEISPERREDGVVIRTRCSLGWQSHMPLIHISYRLTIHANGALEMKADAQVAEGRPPLPRFGLAFRLPADMEQAEYMGFGPGESYADKKEASRWGMFTEKADESREKHIRPQESGAHTGCTLLDVVGTSAGLRIISDAPFSFRLTHYDPEKETAAKHRDELQPEKEVYLFLDKAQAGIGTGSCGPVPAPEFQLAGKNMQFRFCMEPYTRVEHGEKDK; this is encoded by the coding sequence ATGCAGAAATGGGTTCATGAAAATCCGGAAATACTTCATATTGGAACGCTGGAAGCCCGAAATGAGTTTACGCCTTTCGCTGCCGGACAGGATCCGTTCCGGCCGAAGGAAGAATCGTCTCTTCGCATGTCCATGAACGGGCAGTGGGATTTCGCGCCTTTTGAATCGCCTGAAGACGCGCCGGAGGAGTGGTGGCTTGCGGAGCCGGTGCGGAAAATGCCGGTACCCGGGAACTGGGAGATGAACGGGTACGGAAAACCGGTATACGTGAATATCCGTTATCCCATTCCCTATGACCCGCCCTACGTCCCGCAGAAAAACCCCACCGGCGTCTACCGGCGTTCCTTTTCCGTACACCTGCAGCCGGGGGTCCGCTGGCTCCTGAATTTCGAGGGAGTGGACAGCTGTTTCTACGTCTGTATCAACGGCCGGTTCCTTGGTTACAGCCAGGGAACCCACAATACCAGCGAATTTGACGCGACGCCGCTCCTGGAAGAAGGAATAAACGAGCTGGCTGTGATGGTGCTCAAATGGTGTGACGGAACCTACCTGGAGGACCAGGATAAATGGAGGATGTCCGGTATTATTCGGGACGTATTCTTTCTCCTGCGCCGGGAAAAACAGATCCGCAGGTATGAGATCACCCAGCAGGTCCAGGGTGGCCAGTGCCGGCTTCGGGTGAAATGGCAGGGAGAAGCGCCGGTCACGCTGGAACTGTCGGATCCGGACGGCCGGCTGGTTGAAAAAGCTGAGAACAAACAGAAGGAACATGTATTTCATATCTCTGCCCCCCGTCTCTGGAACGCGGAAGATCCGAAGCTGTATTCCCTGGTCCTGCGGACACCGGAGGAAGTGATCGGGGAGCGTATCGGCATCCGGACGCTGGAAATCCGCCGCGGGGTTTTCTGCGTCAACGGGCAGCCGGTGAAACTGCGGGGTGTCAACCGGCATGAGAGCCATCCGGTCACCGGCGCATATGTTACCCGGGAAGACATGCTGCAGGACCTGTACCTGATGAAACGCTTCAATATCAACGCCATCCGCACCTCCCACTATCCGCCGAACGCGGAGTTCCTGCGCCTTTGCGATGAGCTTGGGTTTTATGTAATCGATGAGGCGGATATCGAATCCCACGGAAGTGTGGAAGCGTCCCTGACCACGGATCATGATTTCGATTATTCCGGGATTGCGCTCCTGGCTAACCGGAAAGACTATGAGGAGGCCATCCTGGACCGGATCCGGTGCATGGTGGAAAGGGATATCAACCGTTCCTGCGTGGTTTTCTGGTCAATGGGGAATGAGAGCGGATACAGCCTGGCGTTCGAGCATGCGCTGCGCTGGGTCGGGCAGCGGGATCCGTCGCGCCTGCGGCACTACCAGAGTATCCATATGCTGAAAGGCGCGCCTGTGCCCAATGAAAGCGCGGACGTGCTGGACATGGTTTCAACGATGTATGCCTCGCCGGAACAGATGGAGAAGTTCCTTCACAATGGGAGCGAAACCCGCCCGTACTTCCTGTGCGAATATGCCCATGCCATGGGGAACGGCCCCGGGGGAGCAGAGGCATACTGGCAAAAGATCTACGCGAATCCGCGCCTGATGGGCGGCTGCGTGTGGGAATGGTGCGATCACGGAATCCGGATCGGAACGGAAGCGGACGGAACGCCCGTTTACCGGTATGGCGGGGATTTCGGCGAGCAGAACCACGACGGGAACTTCTGCATCGACGGACTGGTATTTCCGGACCGGACCCCGCACCGCGGCCTGCACGAAATCGGACAGGTTTACCGCCCGGTCCGGGTGGAAAAGAAAGGAAAGCACTATATTTTCCGGAATATGCTGTCCTTTACCGCCGCGGAGGAGGTCCTTTCCTGCCGCTATGTGATGGAACAGGAGGGAATCACCTGCGGAGAGGGAACCGTTGCCCTGCGGCTTCCGCCGCTGGGAGTTCAGGAAGTGATGCTGCCGGAGAACACGGCCGGCAGCGGAAGGACGGTATGTTTCTTCTTTGAGGCAGCCCACAGCACGCCGTGGCGGAAGCAGGGGGAAACCGTCTGCTTTGAGCAGGTTCGCCTGTCTCCCCCGCGGGCCCGGATTGAAAAGCCTGCCCTTTCCGGCGGGGCTCTCCCGGAAATCCATGAGGATCCAGCCGGGATCCGGGTCCACGCGGACCGCTTTGAATACCGGATCAGCCGGGAAACCGGGCTTCCGGAATCGATCCTCCTGGACGGAAACGAACTGCTTCTGTCCCCGGCACGCTGGAACGTCTGGCGCGCTCCGACGGATAACGACAGCCCGTTCCGGCACAAATGGGAACGCTTTCACCTGTATGACCTAATCCCCCGGGTGTATGAAATCAGCCCGGAGCGCCGGGAAGACGGCGTTGTGATCCGGACAAGGTGCTCCCTTGGATGGCAGAGCCATATGCCGCTGATCCATATTTCATACCGGCTGACGATCCACGCAAACGGCGCCCTGGAAATGAAAGCGGACGCGCAGGTGGCGGAAGGCCGTCCGCCCCTGCCCCGGTTTGGACTGGCTTTCCGGCTGCCCGCCGATATGGAACAGGCGGAATACATGGGATTCGGCCCGGGGGAAAGCTACGCGGACAAAAAGGAAGCCAGCCGGTGGGGGATGTTTACGGAAAAAGCGGATGAAAGCAGGGAAAAGCATATCCGTCCGCAGGAATCCGGCGCACATACCGGATGTACGCTCCTGGACGTTGTGGGAACGTCCGCTGGCCTTCGGATCATATCGGACGCGCCCTTCTCCTTCCGGCTGACCCATTATGACCCGGAAAAGGAAACGGCTGCAAAACACCGGGATGAACTGCAGCCGGAAAAGGAAGTATATCTGTTCCTGGATAAGGCGCAGGCGGGAATCGGCACAGGCAGCTGCGGACCGGTTCCGGCACCGGAATTCCAACTGGCAGGGAAAAACATGCAGTTCCGTTTTTGCATGGAACCATATACACGCGTCGAGCATGGGGAAAAGGATAAGTGA
- the guaA gene encoding glutamine-hydrolyzing GMP synthase: MENNKRPENMERITTPELAEAFIAEQVAAIQAQVGDKKVLLALSGGVDSSVVAALLIKAIGKQLVAVHVNHGLLRKGEPEQVIEVFRNQMDANLVYVDAVDRFLDKLAGVSAPEQKRKIIGAEFIRVFEEEARKQDNIKFLAQGTIYPDILESGPVKAHHNVGGLPEDLDFELVEPLKFLFKDEVRVVGVALGLPFGMVYRQPFPGPGLGVRCLGAITRDRLEAVRESDAILREEFLKNDLQNKVWQYFTVIPDVKSVGVRDGVRCDEWPVIIRAVNTKDAMTATVENIPFDLMQHIVKRIITEVKGVNRVLYDFTPKPTGTIEWE; this comes from the coding sequence ATGGAGAACAACAAGCGCCCTGAAAACATGGAACGGATTACCACACCCGAGCTGGCCGAAGCGTTCATCGCGGAACAGGTTGCCGCGATCCAGGCCCAGGTCGGCGACAAGAAAGTCCTGCTCGCCCTGTCCGGCGGTGTGGACAGCTCCGTCGTCGCGGCCCTGCTGATCAAAGCCATCGGCAAGCAGCTGGTCGCCGTCCATGTCAATCACGGTCTGCTTCGCAAAGGCGAACCGGAGCAGGTCATCGAAGTCTTCCGCAACCAGATGGACGCCAACCTGGTTTACGTGGATGCCGTGGACCGCTTCCTGGACAAGCTGGCCGGCGTTTCCGCCCCCGAGCAGAAGCGCAAGATCATCGGTGCCGAGTTCATCCGCGTCTTTGAGGAAGAAGCCCGCAAGCAGGACAACATCAAGTTCCTGGCGCAGGGCACCATCTATCCCGATATCCTGGAAAGCGGTCCCGTCAAGGCGCACCACAACGTGGGCGGCCTGCCCGAGGACCTGGACTTCGAGCTCGTCGAGCCCCTGAAGTTCCTCTTCAAGGATGAAGTGCGTGTCGTCGGCGTGGCCCTGGGCCTGCCCTTCGGCATGGTATACCGCCAGCCCTTCCCCGGCCCTGGCCTGGGAGTCCGCTGCCTGGGCGCCATCACCCGGGACCGCCTGGAAGCCGTCCGCGAGAGCGACGCCATCCTGCGCGAAGAGTTCCTGAAGAACGACCTGCAGAACAAGGTGTGGCAGTACTTCACCGTCATCCCGGATGTCAAGAGCGTCGGCGTGCGGGACGGCGTCCGCTGCGATGAGTGGCCTGTCATCATCCGTGCGGTCAACACCAAGGATGCCATGACCGCCACCGTGGAGAACATCCCCTTCGACCTGATGCAGCACATCGTCAAGCGCATCATCACCGAAGTCAAGGGCGTCAACCGCGTCCTGTATGATTTCACGCCTAAGCCTACGGGCACAATCGAATGGGAATGA
- a CDS encoding carbohydrate ABC transporter substrate-binding protein, producing the protein MKKLLSLVLALCLVLGMASFAMAEDELPTFDQIVLGENTDLAAKIHFAYHRTDIPDKLNGYVEEFRKTYPNIEIEYELITDYAENALLRVDNTDWTIMGIPTVQKDELSKYFVPLGSLETLDGLYNFMSSQSFEGVCYGIPSTGNANGVLYNKRIFAEAGVTELPKTPDEFIAALKAVKEKTDAIPLYTNYAAGWTMGAWDAYMGVAATGRATYMNQELAHTKDPFADQGNGTGPYAVYKILYDAAAEGLIEDDYTTTDWEGCKPMLNNGQIATMVLGSWAFTQMRDAVGGEHPEDVGYMAFPITIDGKQYAPAGGDYNFGINAKASYEEKLASLYYLKWLTHESGFAYSEGGVPIDKNGEYPDLYAAFDGIDMLSDADALEGEETLLSEMNAESELNFNNAGNTKVQEIIEHGFNHDKSFDDIMADWNEAWSEAQAALNVEVK; encoded by the coding sequence ATGAAGAAACTGTTGTCCCTTGTTTTGGCACTGTGCCTGGTCCTCGGTATGGCTTCTTTCGCCATGGCGGAAGATGAGCTGCCCACCTTCGACCAGATCGTGCTCGGAGAGAACACCGACCTGGCCGCGAAAATCCATTTCGCGTACCACCGGACCGACATCCCGGACAAGCTGAACGGCTATGTGGAAGAGTTCCGGAAGACCTACCCCAACATCGAGATCGAATATGAACTGATCACCGACTACGCCGAGAACGCCCTGCTGCGGGTCGACAACACCGACTGGACCATCATGGGCATCCCCACCGTGCAGAAGGATGAGCTGTCCAAGTACTTCGTGCCGCTGGGTTCCCTGGAGACCCTGGACGGACTGTACAACTTCATGAGCTCCCAGTCCTTCGAAGGCGTGTGCTACGGCATCCCCTCCACGGGCAACGCCAACGGCGTGCTGTACAACAAGCGGATCTTCGCGGAAGCCGGCGTGACCGAGCTGCCCAAGACCCCCGATGAGTTCATCGCTGCCCTGAAGGCCGTGAAGGAAAAGACCGACGCGATCCCGCTGTACACCAACTATGCTGCCGGCTGGACCATGGGTGCCTGGGACGCCTACATGGGCGTTGCGGCTACCGGCCGTGCCACCTACATGAACCAGGAACTGGCCCACACGAAGGATCCCTTCGCGGACCAGGGCAACGGAACCGGCCCCTACGCCGTGTACAAGATCCTGTATGACGCGGCTGCCGAAGGCCTGATCGAAGACGACTACACCACCACCGACTGGGAAGGCTGCAAGCCGATGCTGAACAACGGCCAGATCGCCACCATGGTGCTGGGCTCCTGGGCCTTCACCCAGATGCGTGACGCCGTGGGCGGCGAGCATCCCGAAGACGTGGGCTACATGGCGTTCCCGATCACCATCGACGGAAAGCAGTATGCTCCCGCCGGCGGCGACTACAACTTCGGTATCAACGCCAAGGCCTCCTATGAAGAGAAGCTGGCTTCCCTGTACTACCTGAAGTGGCTGACCCATGAGAGCGGATTCGCCTACAGCGAAGGCGGCGTGCCGATCGACAAGAACGGCGAATATCCGGACCTGTACGCGGCTTTCGACGGCATCGACATGCTGTCCGACGCGGACGCCCTGGAAGGCGAGGAGACCCTGCTGAGCGAAATGAACGCCGAGTCTGAACTGAACTTCAACAACGCCGGCAACACCAAGGTCCAGGAGATCATCGAACACGGCTTCAACCATGACAAGTCCTTCGACGACATCATGGCTGACTGGAACGAAGCCTGGAGCGAAGCGCAGGCTGCGCTGAACGTTGAGGTCAAGTAA
- a CDS encoding sugar ABC transporter permease, which yields MSFVGTVQPDLRRKRVNWQKVLVIVLFAIVPLFLLMLFTYVPFAKMIQFSFHNMSYTKDKGFVGLDNYLRIFTKEEYIGAMLLSLYYMAGAVVQLALALFLASVLSLERIRGSGIFKAILFFPFLVNGIAIGYIFKYFYTRGFVLDSVLQAIGIPLESLPYWLRDQSINNWSLVFTSVWKYCGQNMVLFIGAIASIDPTLYEAATIDGANRWQQFKAIILPGIKTVFMLNLILSITGSLSAFEPAYVVGSMGANGTATFFIKIHQMAHVSQKVGQACAMAMVLMALILLFTVLQRLFFRYVMKDSENTFNAKANKAKALW from the coding sequence ATGAGCTTCGTCGGTACAGTCCAGCCGGACCTGCGGCGGAAACGCGTGAACTGGCAGAAGGTGCTGGTGATCGTCCTGTTCGCCATCGTCCCCCTGTTCCTGCTGATGCTGTTTACCTATGTCCCCTTCGCGAAGATGATCCAGTTCAGCTTCCACAACATGAGCTACACGAAGGACAAGGGCTTTGTGGGGCTGGACAACTACCTGCGGATATTCACCAAGGAAGAGTACATCGGGGCCATGCTGCTGAGCCTCTACTACATGGCGGGCGCGGTGGTCCAGCTGGCGCTGGCGCTGTTCCTGGCCTCCGTGCTGAGCCTGGAGCGGATCCGGGGATCGGGCATCTTCAAGGCGATCCTGTTCTTCCCGTTCCTGGTCAACGGCATCGCCATCGGGTATATCTTCAAATACTTCTATACCCGGGGCTTTGTGCTGGACTCGGTGCTGCAGGCGATCGGCATTCCGCTGGAGAGCCTGCCGTACTGGCTGCGGGACCAGAGCATCAACAACTGGTCGCTGGTGTTCACCTCCGTATGGAAGTACTGCGGGCAGAACATGGTGCTGTTCATCGGCGCGATCGCGTCCATCGATCCCACGCTGTATGAGGCGGCGACGATCGACGGGGCGAACCGCTGGCAGCAGTTCAAGGCGATTATCCTGCCGGGCATCAAAACGGTGTTTATGCTGAACCTGATCCTGTCGATCACCGGATCGCTTTCCGCCTTTGAACCGGCATACGTCGTGGGCAGCATGGGCGCGAACGGAACAGCTACGTTCTTCATCAAGATCCACCAGATGGCACACGTGTCGCAGAAGGTCGGCCAGGCCTGCGCGATGGCGATGGTGCTGATGGCGCTGATCCTGCTGTTCACGGTGCTGCAGCGGCTGTTCTTCCGGTATGTGATGAAGGATTCCGAAAACACGTTCAACGCCAAGGCCAACAAGGCCAAGGCGCTGTGGTGA
- a CDS encoding carbohydrate ABC transporter permease: MAIRNTNNGARTKRIIIRTLEYLAILLACFIALLPIWSSFTTSFKTAEEYGTTNAMALPQNWLNFSNYAQVWTEGDMLRAFLTSASVVVVVVAVSVMMGSMLAYVLNRFRFPGNGLIRNLFMIATLIPGIAMQVTTYQIMKDLGFLNSIVGYMILMSGTDVISIYIFLQYFENLDGALDESAVLEGCTYFGVFFKILLPLTKPAIITVAVLKGVGVYNEYYSANLYLQSNSWRTISTALYSFSGPFKSSYNIICAGVLLTLIPSLIVFLIFQKQVYAGLASGSVKG, from the coding sequence ATGGCAATCCGAAACACCAACAACGGCGCCCGGACAAAACGGATTATCATCCGGACGCTGGAATACCTGGCCATCCTGCTGGCCTGTTTTATCGCGCTGCTGCCCATCTGGTCCTCCTTCACCACGTCCTTCAAGACGGCGGAGGAATACGGAACGACCAACGCGATGGCGCTGCCGCAGAACTGGCTGAACTTCAGCAACTATGCCCAGGTATGGACGGAGGGCGACATGCTGCGCGCCTTCCTGACCTCGGCCTCGGTGGTTGTGGTGGTCGTGGCGGTTTCCGTGATGATGGGCTCCATGCTGGCGTATGTGCTGAACCGGTTCCGTTTCCCGGGCAACGGGCTGATCCGGAACCTGTTCATGATCGCGACGCTGATTCCCGGCATCGCGATGCAGGTGACCACCTACCAGATCATGAAGGACCTCGGGTTCCTGAACTCGATTGTCGGCTACATGATCCTGATGAGCGGAACCGACGTCATCTCCATCTACATCTTCCTGCAGTATTTTGAAAACCTGGACGGCGCGCTGGACGAATCGGCGGTGCTGGAGGGCTGCACGTACTTCGGTGTGTTCTTCAAAATCCTGCTCCCGCTGACCAAGCCCGCGATCATCACGGTGGCGGTGCTGAAGGGCGTCGGGGTTTACAATGAATATTACAGCGCGAACCTGTATCTCCAGTCCAATTCCTGGCGGACGATCTCCACGGCGCTGTATTCCTTCTCGGGGCCGTTCAAGAGCTCCTACAACATTATCTGCGCCGGCGTGCTGCTGACGCTGATCCCCAGCCTGATCGTTTTCCTGATCTTCCAGAAGCAGGTGTACGCGGGGCTCGCCAGCGGCTCGGTCAAGGGTTGA